From a single Candoia aspera isolate rCanAsp1 chromosome 2, rCanAsp1.hap2, whole genome shotgun sequence genomic region:
- the GPKOW gene encoding G-patch domain and KOW motifs-containing protein isoform X2: MAEETEKAAGVPAVPVSFSFSRTSGRKRVLHVTGQDGSEGKQELDFLSAIEGRELQSVRPALQPKELIIPLIRKNQWKKPEVSETHQEQDGVNGVDAQAVKELIEESKKSQDQWESGSKVDPNLVIPLLMVNRVPDGFEDGDKVDVSLRPESSTEADYEEVPVEAYGVAMLKGMGWKAGEGIGRTFRQDVKPPENRLRPKGLGLGADRSAAQDLQPSRSRRPLKPGEEPSKSKDEPLGLVPGGAVFIESGPHKELYGKIEGVDGDNARVMVKLAIGSKVVTVSQHGVRPVTQKEYDKLAKDLSRLSKAHKEKEEEQRNGTKDSSENRASKGKNESRDKKRKHPTGADRENHTRKQSKCADSSTSRASHWLRQDLRVRFIDKLYKGGKYYNTKCE; the protein is encoded by the exons ATGGCGGAGGAGACCGAGAAGGCAGCCGGTGTGCCAGCAGTTCCGGTGTCGTTCAGTTTTTCTCGAACTAGCGGACGGAAGCGGGTTCTCCATGTAACTGGGCAGGATGGCAGCGAAGGGAAACAGGAACTCGATTTTCTCTCTGCTATTGAAGGGAGAGAATTGCAAAG tGTTCGACCCGCCCTTCAACCAAAAGAGCTTATCATTCCCTTGATCCGGAAGAACCAATGGAAGAAGCCAGAGGTCTCTGAAACCCATCAGGAGCAGGATGGGGTTAATGGTGTGGATGCACAAGCAGTCAAAGAGCTCATTGAAG AATCCAAGAAATCACAGGACCAATGGGAAAGTGGAAGCAAGGTCGACCCCAACTTGGTAATTCCTCTCCTCATGGTGAACCGTGTGCCTGATGGCTTTGAAGATGGGGACAAGGTGGATGTCAGCCTCCGCCCAGAATCA TCAACTGAGGCAGATTATGAAGAGGTACCAGTGGAAGCTTATGGTGTCGCCATGCTGAAGGGCATGGGCTGGAAGGCAGGAGAGGGCATTGGGCGCACATTCAGACA GGATGTAAAGCCGCCAGAAAACCGTCTTCGACCCAAGGGCTTGGGCCTTGGAGCAGACCGCTCAGCAGCCCAGGATTTGCAGCCCTCTCGATCCCGGCGACCCCTGAAGCCCGGCGAGGAACCTTCAAAGAGCAAAGATGAGCCTTTGGGGTTGGTTCCAGGAGGTGCCGTCTTCATTGAAAGTGGGCCTCATAAGGAGCTATATGGAAAG ATTGAAGGTGTTGATGGAGATAATGCTCGCGTCATGGTGAAACTGGCAATTGGCAGCAAAGTGGTCACTGTGAGTCAGCATGGAGTTCGGCCTGTTACCCAGAAAGAATACGATAAGCTGGCTAAAGACTTAA GTCGCCTCAGCAAGGCTcacaaagagaaggaggaggaacagaggaatgGGACGAAGGACAGCTCTGAGAACAGGGCCTCCAAAGGCAAAAATGAGAGCAGGGACAAAAAAAGGAAGCACCCAACAGGTGCGGACAG AGAGAACCATACCAGGAAGCAGAGTAAGTGTGCTGACAGTTCCACTTCCAGAGCTTCTCACTGGTTGCGCCAAGATCTGCGAGTCCGTTTTATAGATAAGCTCTACAAAGGGGGCAAATATTATAATACTAAG TGTGAGTGA